One part of the Anopheles coustani chromosome 2, idAnoCousDA_361_x.2, whole genome shotgun sequence genome encodes these proteins:
- the LOC131267476 gene encoding nipped-B protein has protein sequence MSDVPITTLAGLTSLSDLLSELPISDSLSVSASLNRSLLFHPRVAEEANNLLATRDDALTAQLVTAIEQTNSDTIELKDQYPQPSANGPANDGPSLLQAIHACRPNVFKSPYNSQLHQMFSSAVALGAGNQQQLVAQQQKLTPTSQTQFYNLPNESYTNSVQPQQTYTQQQQAPVEQLQSVFQNQHDIQHTQYHASQQAFQLVQQQQQQPQLLPQQTQLIQQQFLFTTDPNQSIPPSSQQTVIRQQQQPNVVAAFSASTLPTQDGSQTLVMGHLPIAGISQQQVINVQNVPYSSNPAEHNQLQQQQQQQLFQQQQQQQQQIQQQQQQQNNQNVIVSHSSAVVQSQHVQSLPSLVDSQQSVIQQSASFSSLNASGGPLTVSANNSQATMLQQNHLNPQQQHPNVINQTNNNIHSASTQQHQYQPEQQHLSNHTLIAQVQQTSQSQQQQQQVQQSHLNNGNPVVPLSMNHQSYQQPALQQQQQQSQQQQQFNMASNLAKLPETAPRNNEYLQQQQSKNLDARGRPSPAQGSTAPETVPVAPQQSPTSTSINLHHQAGTTAMKGPPQQAQTAGGHRYPMPLLTPNKPRPPGPGGGGGVNVGQAASTSPAVIRPIGVSGALISSAVVAAPNRPMGAAQTTMGPAVSAIKAPPTPPIDPKVLFRMVPISEVNSVKLCKLNVCLDRLTDKQLSLLQTDLKQFVNDEPKLAVRMGLVKKSYDQIFTKMKEETRGTGWWSNKRKALDRAEENPEDYLSKPKVRRVERPMMAPVVKKLSKEELMATSTYQRFVALMNKIFDQLDETEAPSADDGDGEQYECIPTGLLNSVSSEAAKLKVRNAIDAIPENKLTLLISYAMRSVHSAKNLNGCELQDDMVGDECFEKILNAVEASLLICCLYTSKSTKFLQEDNIDAIIKFVQFQLRETLFPSYDPVYSVETKRKGGGDGKRKKAVTYQQKGISTLYSKIVELSKQLVTMFEQFHFVDTIVIHASSLGVEPFFVDNIETLQFVCLDLVTTIFQNEKYAHHRRNIVSDILTSFDRLPHSKRNLRPYKLVNNGGNIQMMTALVLQLIQSSVILPDTLGVDGSAGGKQRANNNSANPADPSQQPGGGGGGAKSTDLFIFGKYNTALSIGGNFLTTFLDKCKSRSNETDFRPLFENFIHDLLTTVNKPEWPAAELLLSLLGTMLVKKMSDKSVEQSIRVVSLEYLGIVAARLRKDTVESRCKVKTMDTLIRYIKIEQEKEGDEPLSNSKFQLDEEEERTEFLQKILLDFLAVNAHEGNVVWNHARHFYITQWYRDLMQRKKKIAEGEKGYASRKKAASLKKRKKYASDSEGSDGGGDDSDGGGDDTNRELREGQVDQELNSEIFRMLDTRKQYYLSQVAPFQRHGGGARMGAGGAGSYEIKTYIDYSNANLIAQYLASKRSFSQSYDKYLQKIILVVREPVVAIRTRAMKCLANIVEVDQLVLARKDMQMGVQQKLLDTAISVREAAVDLVGKYILSDPDLIDQYYEMISQRILDTGVSVRKRVIKILRDICMEYPAHEKIPDICVKMIRRVNDEEGIQKLVMDVFMTMWFTPCNDNDKAAMLRKITQIIDVVCSSHETGTQGFDALLKTIFEPKENKEDSKMKKEIPKTLIKACQQIVDGLVEATLRLEGAENPRLVGCITALHLFAKIQPQLLVNHAITLEPYLNMRCQNSIISKFISSIAEILEQVVPLMDHPSEVFLADLESHLMMLIVTQSRTIVLSCVSCLSTVVNKITKNYKLIRDCFSKLYYKGLVCIKEKLTSSKNSIPIEQFFRPQFRRSIFTVGLIMRYFDFKLPEVYGAQDSSQDAGSQGSTLPANICEDVFDTLAFFLSCAHSEICKEALTSMGNFCVKNYEYLMKAELRDYYNYLLTQDTVLTNMKITVLKNILMYLTEEENKMVRNDKEWSKQSQTEDLKEMGDVSSGMASRVIQIYLKEILRSFLHRDSGVRMWAMRVIEIVLRQGLVHPVQIVPYLICLSTDPEKEVAHSADRHLQEIDKQYPGFVNMKSHAGMQLSYELQELLQRRDEASLVRGYRVRDPQEPPSAMNSFLYTLLRGTKPQRRALIQSITKQFDDGKISLRQMLYLADNLAYFPYVVQDEPLYIIHHVDVLISVTGTNLLASFREGLKPLPGAESNTVQAPNPLEDDDDDDQEAILNRLPEDTSDLDNCIRSAQGCMLLLILKQHLKDIYGITDSKISRYSPSETGKIYDKAMQRRTNSMFDPKATITLLKENRTTGDAKTDQDRVELVQRYLDFKQLMLKLDPDDPDLLDDDEKPNSAAGTPVKQNPAASGNMPSQDVTKVAAQYNHTADGTSNNVHVNNVNVASVPATQQNDVTNRPSAAYLGVGSVTPKTPKSTSNRQASTGARRSAAVPTRGTKKKKRKLSSSEEDDSDASEGDYD, from the exons CTCCAACATCACAGACACAGTTTTACAACCTTCCCAATGAGAGTTACACCAATTCAGTTCAGCCACAACAGACGTATACGCAGCAACAACAAGCGCCAGTCGAGCAATTGCAATCCGTGTTTCAAAATCAACATGACATTCAGCATACGCAGTACCATGCTTCACAACAAGCGTTTCAACTagtgcagcagcaacaacagcagcccCAGTTGTTGCCACAGCAAACGCAGCTGATTCAGCAACAATTCCTCTTTACAACCGATCCAAATCAATCGATCCCTCCATCCTCCCAGCAAACCGTTATccggcaacaacagcaaccgaACGTTGTAGCCGCCTTCTCCGCCTCCACCCTTCCCACACAAGATGGCTCCCAGACCCTAGTGATGGGACACCTACCGATCGCCGGCATCTCTCAGCAACAAGTCATTAATGTTCAAAATGTTCCGTACTCGTCCAATCCTGCAGAGCATAATCaactgcagcaacaacagcagcaacagctcttccaacagcagcagcagcagcagcagcagatacaacagcagcagcaacaacaaaacaatcaaaatgtgATCGTTTCTCACTCGTCAGCAGTAGTGCAGAGTCAGCATGTTCAGTCCTTACCATCTTTGGTCGATTCGCAGCAAAGTGTGATCCAACAGTCGGCATCGTTTTCGTCGTTGAATGCTAGTGGAGGACCGTTGACGGTTTCAGCGAACAACAGCCAGGCAACGATGCTGCAGCAAAATCATTTAAACCCACAGCAACAG CATCCAAATGTGATAAATCAAACGAATAATAATATACATAGTGCCTCAACCCAGCAGCACCAATATCAGCCAGAACAGCAGCATCTGTCTAATCACACTTTGATCGCGCAAGTCCAGCAAACATCGCAatctcagcagcagcagcagcaggttcaGCAATCTCATCTAAATAATGGTAATCCGGTCGTCCCTCTCAGTATGAACCATCAGTCGTACCAACAACCAGccctgcagcagcaacaacaacaatcgcagcagcagcagcagtttaaCATGGCTAGCAATCTTGCCAAACTCCCCGAAACCGCGCCGCGGAACAACGAGTATTTACAGCAGCAACAAAGCAAGAATTTGGATGCACGGGGGCGACCATCACCGGCTCAGGGCAGTACCGCACCCGAAACGGTCCCGGTGGCACCGCAGCAGTCGCCAACGTCGACTTCGATCAACTTGCATCACCAGGCGGGCACCACCGCCATGAAAGGTCCACCGCAGCAGGCGCAGACGGCTGGCGGGCATCGTTATCCGATGCCACTGCTAACGCCGAACAAACCGCGTCCACCCGGAcctggtggtggaggaggagtaAATGTCGGTCAAGCAGCGAGCACCAGTCCCGCCGTCATTCGTCCCATCGGCGTCAGTGGAGCGTTAATTAGTAGTGCCGTCGTAGCTGCACCGAACCGGCCGATGGGAGCAGCACAAACCACGATGGGGCCTGCGGTCAGTGCAATCAAAGCACCACCAACGCCGCCGATCGATCCGAAGGTCCTGTTCCGGATGGTACCGATCAGCGAAGTGAACAGCGTCAAGTTGTGCAAACTGAACGTCTGCCTCGATCGGTTGACCGACAAGCAGCTCAGTTTGCTGCAGACCGATTTGAAGCAGTTCGTGAACGATGAGCCCAAGCTAGCCGTGCGGATGGGGCTTGTGAAGAAATCGTATGATCAAATCTTCACGAAGATGAAGGAGGAAACACGCGGCACCGGCTGGTGGTCGAACAAGCGGAAGGCCCTGGATCGGGCCGAGGAAAATCCGGAGGACTACCTGAGCAAACCGAAGGTGCGGCGTGTGGAGCGACCGATGATGGCGCCGGTCGTGAAAAAGCTCAGCAAAGAGGAATTGATGGCCACCAGCACCTACCAGCGGTTCGTGGCGTTGATGAACAAAATTTTCGATCAGCTCGATGAAACCGAAGCCCCGTCGGCGGACGATGGCGATGGGGAGCAGTACGAATGTATCCCGACCGGGCTGCTAAACAGCGTGAGCAGTGAGGCGGCCAAGCTGAAAGTTCGTAATGCGATCGACGCGATACCGGAGAACAAACTTACCCTACTCATTTCGTACGCGATGCGATCGGTCCATTCGGCCAAGAACCTCAACGGGTGCGAGCTGCAGGACGACATGGTCGGCGATGAGTGCTTCGAAAAGATCCTGAACGCGGTCGAAGCGTCGCTGCTGATCTGCTGTCTGTACACGAGCAAGAGCACAAAATTTCTGCAGGAGGACAACATTGACGCCATTATCAAATTTGTGCAGTTTCAGCTTCGCGAAACCCTCTTTCCCTCCTACGATCCGGTGTACTCGGTGGAAACGAAGCGGAAGGGCGGTGGTGATGGAAAGCGGAAGAAGGCGGTTACGTACCAGCAGAAAGGAATCTCCACGCTCTACTCGAAGATCGTTGAGCTGTCGAAGCAGCTGGTGACGATGTTCGAGCAGTTCCACTTCGTCGATACGATCGTGATCCACGCGTCCTCACTCGGCGTGGAACCGTTCTTCGTGGACAACATCGAGACACTGCAGTTCGTGTGTCTCGATCTGGTGACGACGATCTTCCAGAACGAAAAGTATGCACACCACCGGCGAAATATCGTGTCGGACATACTGACGTCGTTCGATCGGTTACCGCACTCCAAGCGAAATCTGCGCCCGTACAAGCTGGTGAACAATGGAGGCAACATTCAGATGATGACGGCGCTCGTGCTGCAGTTGATTCAATCTTCCGTGATTCTTCCGGATACGCTCGGTGTCGATGGCAGTGCCGGAGGGAAGCAGCGAGCAAACAACAACTCGGCAAACCCGGCCGATCCATCGCAACAGCCTGGAGGCGGTGGAGGCGGTGCAAAAAGTACTGATCTTTTCATCTTCGGCAAGTATAACACGGCGCTGAGCATAGGGGGGAACTTCCTGACGACGTTCCTGGACAAATGCAAGAGTCGATCGAACGAAACCGACTTCCGTCCACtgtttgaaaatttcattcaCGATCTACTGACGACCGTGAACAAACCGGAGTGGCCGGCGGCCGAGCTACTGCTCAGCCTGCTCGGCACGATGCTAGTGAAGAAGATGTCGGACAAGAGCGTGGAGCAGTCGATACGGGTTGTTTCGCTCGAGTATCTCGGCATCGTGGCGGCCCGGTTGCGCAAGGACACGGTCGAGTCGCGCTGCAAGGTGAAGACGATGGACACGCTGATCCGGTACATCAAAATCGAACAGGAGAAGGAGGGCGACGAACCGCTGAGCAACAGTAAGTTTCAGCTCGACGAGGAGGAAGAGCGGACCGAGTTCCTGCAGAAGATTCTGCTGGACTTTCTCGCGGTGAACGCGCATGAGGGCAACGTGGTGTGGAACCACGCGCGCCATTTCTACATCACCCAGTGGTACCGTGACCTGATGCAGCGCAAGAAAAAGATCGCCGAAGGTGAGAAGGGTTACGCGTCGCGTAAAAAGGCGGCCTCGCTGAAGAAGCGGAAAAAGTACGCAAGCGACTCGGAAGGCTCGGATGGCGGCGGGGACGATTCGGACGGCGGTGGTGACGACACGAACCGCGAGCTGCGCGAGGGCCAGGTGGACCAGGAGCTGAACAGTGAAATATTCCGGATGCTGGACACCCGGAAGCAGTACTATCTCAGCCAGGTCGCACCGTTCCAGCGGCACGGCGGCGGCGCTCGAATGGGTGCTGGTGGGGCTGGAAGCtacgaaataaaaacctacatCGACTATAGCAACGCGAACCTGATAGCGCAGTACTTAGCGAGTAAGCGGTCTTTCTCGCAGAGCTACGACAAGTATTTGCAGAAGATCATTCTGGTGGTACGGGAGCCGGTCGTTGCGATACGGACGCGAGCGATGAAGTGTCTGGCCAACATCGTCGAGGTCGACCAGCTTGTGCTGGCGCGCAAGGACATGCAGATGGGCGTACAACAGAAGCTGCTGGATACGGCCATCTCGGTGCGGGAAGCGGCCGTCGATCTGGTGGGAAAGTACATCCTTTCCGATCCGGATCTTATCGATCAGTATTACGAAATGATATCGCAGCGGATACTG GATACTGGTGTTTCGGTGCGCAAACGGGTAATAAAAATCCTCCGGGACATCTGCATGGAATATCCGGCCCACGAAAAGATACCGGACATTTGCGTGAAGATGATAAGGCGCGTGAACGACGAAGAAGGTATCCAGAAGCTGGTGATGGATGTGTTTATGACGATGTGGTTCACGCCGTGCAATGATAATGATAAG GCTGCAATGCTTAGGAAAATTACTCAAATTATAGATGTCGTTTGTTCGTCGCACGAAACTGGAACACAAGGATTCGATGCTCTGTTGAAAACG ATTTTCgaaccaaaagaaaacaaagaggattcgaagatgaaaaaagaaattccgAAAACGCTCATCAAGGCGTGCCAGCAAATTGTTGACGGGCTGGTCGAGGCAACCTTGCGCCTGGAGGGTGCCGAGAATCCGCGACTCGTCGGCTGCATAACCGCGCTGCATCTGTTCGCCAAAATACAGCCCCAGCTGCTAGTGAACCATGCCATCACGTTGGAACCATATCTCAATATGCGTTGTCAGAATTCCATCATTTCGAAATTCATCAGCTCGATAGCGGAAATTCTGGAACAG GTCGTTCCACTGATGGACCATCCCAGTGAAGTATTTCTGGCAGATCTCGAATCCCATCTAATGATGCTCATCGTGACACAAAGTCGTACGATTGTGCTCAGCTGCGTTTCCTGCTTGTCGACGgttgtaaacaaaattacGAAGAATTACAAACTGATCCgggattgtttttcaaa ACTGTACTACAAAGGTTTGGTGTGCATCAAGGAAAAGCTCACATCGTCCAAAAACTCTATACCAATCGAACAATTCTTTCGACCACAGTTCCGGCGTAGTATATTCACGGTGGGTTTGATCATGCGATACTTTGATTTCAAACTGCCGGAAGTGTACGGCGCACAGGATAGCAGTCAAGACGCTGGCAGTCAAG GTTCGACACTACCAGCCAACATTTGCGAGGATGTGTTCGATACGCTggccttttttctctcctgtGCCCATAGCGAAATCTGCAAGGAAGCTCTCACGTCCATGGGGAACTTTTGTGTTAAGAACTACGAGTATCTCATGAAGGCGGAGCTGCGGGACTATTACAACTACTTGCTGACGCAGGATACCGTCTTGACGAACATGAAAATCACAGTACTGAAAAACATTCTGATGTATCTAACGGAGGAGGAGAACAAAATGGTGCGAAATGATAAAGAAT GGTCGAAGCAGTCGCAAACGGAAGATCTGAAGGAAATGGGCGACGTATCGTCCGGCATGGCAAGTCGTGTGATACAGATTTACCTGAAGGAGATCTTGCGGAGCTTCCTCCATCGCGACAGTGGTGTGCGCATGTGGGCAATGCGAGTCATCGAGATCGTATTGCGGCAGGGCTTGGTCCATCCAGTACAAATAGTTCCTTATCTTATATGCTTAAGTACAGACCCAGAGAAGGAG GTGGCACACAGTGCCGATCGGCATTTGCAGGAGATCGACAAGCAGTATCCGGGCTTTGTAAATATGAAGTCGCACGCCGGCATGCAACTTTCGTACGAGCTGCAGGAGCTGCTACAGCGGCGCGATGAGGCCAGCCTTGTGCGGGGCTATCGGGTGAGGGATCCGCAGGAACCGCCGTCGGCAATGAACAGCTTCCTGTATACGCTGCTTCGCGGTACGAAACCTCAGCGACGTGCGCTTATCCAGTCGATTACGAAGCAGTTCGACGATGGTAAAATTAGCCTGCGACAGATGTTGTATCTGGCGGACAATCTGGCCTACTTCCCGTACGTGGTGCAGGATGAACCGCTGTACATTATCCATCACGTGGATGTGCTCATCTCTGTGACCGGTACGAACCTGTTGGCTTCGTTCCGTGAGGGACTGAAACCGTTGCCTGGAGCTGAGTCAAACACTGTTCAAG CTCCAAACCCCTTGgaagacgatgacgacgatgaccaAGAAGCAATATTAAATCGCCTACCCGAGGATACTTCCGACCTAGATAACTGCATTCGATCAGCCCAAGGCTGTATGCTTCTCCTCATACTCAAACAACACCTGAAGGACATTTACGGCATCACCGATAG CAAAATTTCACGCTACTCTCCTTCGGAAACCGGTAAAATCTACGATAAAGCCATGCAACGAAGAACGAATTCAATGTTTGACCCGAAGGCGACGATAACGCTGCTGAAGGAGAACCGTACAACGGGTGATGCCAAGACTGATCAAGACCGGGTCGAGTTGGTACAACGATACTTGGAC TTCAAACAGCTTATGCTGAAGCTAGATCCGGATGATCCGGATCTCCTGGATGACGACGAGAAACCGAACTCCGCGGCTGGAACGCCAGTGAAACAAAATCCTGCTGCATCTGGTAATATGCCGTCGCAGGATGTGACCAAGGTCGCCGCACAATATAACCACACAGCAGATGGAACAAGCAATAACGTTCACGTGAACAACGTGAACGTCGCCAGCGTTCCGGCAACGCAGCAAAAT GATGTTACGAATCGACCGTCGGCGGCGTATCTTGGAGTCGGTAGTGTCACGCCAAAAACGCCAAAGTCAACGTCGAACCGACAGGCGTCGACAGGAGCGCGTAGATCCGCGGCCGTGCCGACACGTGgtacgaagaagaaaaaacgaaaactgtCCAGTTCCGAAGAGGATGACAGTGATGCCAGCGAAGGTGATTACGATTAG